The Camelina sativa cultivar DH55 chromosome 16, Cs, whole genome shotgun sequence sequence AAAGTTATGACATCGCCATGCTTGCAATGAAAGAAGCTTTTAAACAATGTGCTATTAAGTTTAATACCATGGAACATCCCGAAGCTGCAATTCAAGCAGGAGATTCTGTCCAAGAAGGAAATCAATATGGATCCACAATGACGCAGATTGGACTCGAACCTAACTTACATGCAAGCAATGCTCCAGTGCAAGCTGAAACCAGACGGGAGAAGAGAAGTAGCCTAAACAATACATCCAAAAATTCAAAGGTCTGGTAGCGTTTCTTTTTCACTATGCTACGGGTACTCGATAGGCTATTATGTCATAGACacagccaaaagaaaaaacaacaatttccGCTAGCTGTCATACCCTGATGATTTGATGCGTTCATTTTTTGGGTACGTTTCATTGATCTTTGTCCATATGTGCAGCATATGGCTCAATCTGAAACTGTTGGTGAGGGAAGCCAAGAAGCATTTCAACATGTGGTACAATTTTCCTATCTGCATCCCGAATACAAACCACTCATTGACAATAGTGAACTTGTAAACAATTCATATGGTTGAGTGTTCTGATCGTTTTCTATTTACAGGCTGCTCCAAGATCGTTACAGGCAGTGGCAGGGCAATTTCACAACACAATGCCAGGAATATTCCAAAATGTAATCCCCACGGAGTTCCACAACCTTCCGGCTACAAATATGCATCAGAACAATCCCCCTGGGTAAAAGTTAGTAAAAGAATCACCGCCAACAAGCTTGATAGCTTCTTTGTGTGTAATCTATTTCCTACGCTCCTTGTTTATCAGCTTTTTCTCTGGTTGTATTGTTCTTAGGCTAAGTTTATAGAGTAAATGGTGTAGCTTTTGATGAACAATCCCGTGAATAGGCATCTGTATGAAAGCTAAGTTAATTGTCAAGCAGTTAGATTTTCTAGTTGCTAATTTTCTTGTTATCAGATTCGTCTACTGTGTATTAAGTTGATTGGCTTCAGGCTTTCAACTAATCTTCAATGAAATATTACAAGCTCCTTGAGCCACGAAGGGTTAAGGCATCTACTCACCATTAGGTTAAATAGGTTTCGttgtaaatattatatagatgTTTCAGTGTTATAACAAATTGTCAATATGTCCGAGTGGTTAAGGAGATAGACTTGAAATCTATTGGGCTTCGCCCGCGCAGGTTCGAACCCTGCTGTTGAcgatgtttttttatttttcattttgaggCTCAAACATAGCAACTCCTCTTACCTTTCTGCTCTCATAAATTAACTTGGGATTACCAAGATTTCGACTCCCAAacattttttcaaacttttgaaaCTCATAACAGATCTCAACACAAAGAGGAAACATAAGATTTCTTTACTTGCGTATAAATCTGAGCCAGGTCCAAGAAATAGATCCGAACACAAAATGTAGTGTAACGAAACACATCAAAATGTAATCAAGAAAACGGAATTATTCAACTACTGGATCAGGAAAGCTGTAGTCTTACGTCTAGTTACAAAAGAATTGCATAACCACTAACTACAATCGAAAACTAAATCGTATCAGTACCGTAGAAACTACAGCCACTGCAAAATCCACACACTAAAAATCATAGAGTTTCTCTTCTGATTCAGATTTACCATCTTCAGTGGATGGTTATGATTATAGTTTCTCTTCTGATATAGGAGCTTCCTTTATATCGATGCTGTTACTCTCCTGCATCTCCAGCAGTTTCTCCTGTTCCTCATCTTGCTCTTGCGGTTTAGCTTCTTGTGCAGCCTTTGGTTTCTTGATGGTAGACTGCTGATACATGACTCCACCAAACATACAAATCAAGAGCCCCAAGGTTCCAACAAACGTAGAATGTTTATCCCACACCACCAAATTGATCACAACTGTCAACAGCTTGTTCACAATTCCAAGAACAGTAAAACCCGTTGCAGAAATAGCCCGGCGACAAGAGAACCCGAAGAAAGAGATTGCCAAGCCGAACAGACACGATAAACCCACAGGTAAAAGCACTTGAAACGAGTACCAATCAGACTCATCAGTGATCTCGtgcttaatttttttcaactctcCCATTATAAGCAGCTCAAGGGGGAACAAAAGCAGAGCCTCAAGGTTATTGTAGAGAACAAGACCCCAAGTGTTCAAGCCAATCGTCATAACCACATGCTTAATGTAAACGAAGTCTATAGTCATACTCACCAGATACGCAAGAGCCCAGCTATACGCTGCGATCGTAAACTGGTAATCAGTGAAAACGTAAATCAAACTCCCACCAAAGATAGTAGCCAAAGATCCCCAAGTCTTAACAGAAGGCCAAGGCTCGTGCAAGAAAAGAGTTTCACCAATGGCAACAAAAATGGGAACAGCAGAGCGAAAGACGATGAAAGTATCGACATTTGCGTGGAGGAGAAGCTCACTGTTGGTGAAAAGAGACAAGTAGAAGATCATAGCAGCGGGGAGAAACCTCCACATTGtcaagagattgagagaatcaTGCTCGATGAGCTTCATCTGAGCACAGAGCAAAACACCAGCCGCACTTGTGAAGTACTGCATAGCGGTCAACGCACCGGGGTAAGGAAACTTCATGATAGCCCATTTGTTGATGatggagagaagagaagctgagAGACAATAACCAGCAGCTACACCATAGACTGAGGCTTGACGAAGGAAAACACTAGACCAAGTCTCTTGGATTGGCTCTGGAGCAATCTTAACCTCGATTATTGAAGTTTCGATTTCCCCATCGTTCGTCATCTCAAAGATCTGATGTCGGTGGGGATTTTTACACACTCAGTTGTTACTCATTCATTTGGCTTCCGACTTGAAAACTCGAATTGATTCCAATTTCGAGCCGATTCTGGAAAGAATACAAAGCTCTGCGAGTAACCTAAGGATGCAGAAAAATTAGATCATGAGTGATTAAGATTAGATCTCGCCGAATCTAGCTTAACAAAGACTACAATAGAAGGGgaagaatttagggtttatcaAATTCGCTGAAAGATAGTGTAAGAGGAAGAAGCTTTTTACCTCTCTTCTTGATGTTTGAGAGTCTGACAATGGCGTCGCGGaggaggaaggaaggaagaagaagagaggagaagctctcttttactaaaaacaaatcTACAGAGGAAGGAATTAGGAATCTGTTATAATTTAGGGATTAGGATTAAGGGATTAAATGCCTCATTTAACTGTGTGTTGATGAACGTAAGCAAAAGAATATACTAATGGATTTGCTAATATGTAAAAGGGATTGTAAAcaagtaaaatttattaatgatttatcttttaatactATGTACTAAATTAAATAATGGTAGTATATCATTAGACATTAGTAAACagttaaacatatttataagaaaatatatacacaattgTCTTCCATCCAAATTATCACTTTGTTTGGGAATTAGATCTCAccaaatatttttccaaaaaaaggaaaatttatcATTCGATTCAATAAGTTAAGTATGATTTTCAGTGACAGATTCGTTTATATTTTTGTACTTTtcaatttcattattatataaacttaatcgattcttttattttttatcttcaaATACCAAATGCACAATGAAATGACGAAGGTAACTAAACCGGATCCATGTGTCACGCACGAGATCCGAAGCATCTTTGATCTCTTATTATACTGGTCTCAGGTcaaagacttttttttatttattaatgttcGTTGTTGTTTTTTAGTACTCCCCTCCTTCCATATCCTTCCTTCTATCATAACGGTCTTGAATGATGTTTAGAAGGTTTTAcacattttagaaaaataatgattatagaatttaaatatatttttttctttgactaaaaagatattatttaattttaaaccaataacaattcaaaattttaaatatattcaatgattactttttgaagtttacaaaacatcaattttcgtaaaacaaaaaaaatatcctaaaacaTTAGTATTTATGAGAGAGTATCACTCAGTCACTTGACTAATCATGATTGATTGCTTCTATGTTTTCCTTCTGTCTGTGTTTGCCATACCgcccatttttaataattaatcctCTAGTGGTGAATATAAAATCTGCTTATAGGTCTAATGATGATAAGCTTTGGGTGCAGTTTACAAAATCTTGGATCCGTCTCTGGAAATATTCAATATCATGATAGCTAAATCAAGTTGGCCTCGTGCTTTGATTACATTATCAAGGAAAACTTTAGTTTTAGGATGTATAATAGTATTAGTTTTACTCCTGTTAATTCAGTATTCAGTAAAGTTCCTAGCACACATCTTGTAATCCAGCTGAAACCAGGGATGCTAGTTTGAATTTGTTATGAATCTCACATCAACAATGtaatagaaattataattttgtatgaGTGATTAAGTGGCAAAGAATAAACTGATTTTCAATATGAAACTGAACCACCATAGGCTTTGCCTACCAATATGTTgtcagctatatatatatatcagtttgcgCGTGACCAGACAATAAAAATGGAAACTCTTTACCTAAAATATGACATGTAAAATTATCACAACTTGATAAAAGTTATTCGACCAATCTTCTtggcttttgtttttaaactttattgTTGTCACATGTATATATTAACACTATATTGTTGCCGAGAGACGCCACACGATGCGTAGATAATGTatttagttgtttatatatttttattaatttgtttatgcatatatatgtatatcacttacattttatttttctatttacttaaaattaatataactgGTGAAAATCTTTCTAacatcacaaaaaaacaaaaaatacatataattaaGTAATTTCAACTAATTTCAGATAAAAATTTTGCATTTCTGTAACATCTTAGATAACTTAAAGTGGTACTTCCGATCAATTAATAACTTAATGAAATcaataaattttctatattaaaattgaaTAGATTGATACATGTCAAAAAAATTACGAGATActtgcatttttttaaaagtttggatttttgtgaATACCAAATGAGAGAGTGGAGATTATCATCATAAGGAATAATAACTTATAAATTGGAATCTTCTATTCATACATCTTATGTCAAATTTTGATGTTCCTTTCGTTTCAATCATATAAACTCTCACCTtgtcttcatttttttcaattgcGGCTGCTATTTATTGCAAAATATATGTTCAGTTCactttttatgtttgggttcaataaatcatttatttgaGTGATACAAATCACTACAAAAAAGATGgttttatatcatttattttatttatttgtatcatgtttaaatgatgttaaaataatttgcatcactcaaataaatgatttatattttgttgatgcaaataattgtATTGATTGaagtaaatatttatttcaagtACTGAATTGATGTTCATTTacatcatttataaaaaatattgcaagtcttacatcatttttactaaattgatacaaaatatttgcatcatttataaaaactaatgtaaaatagtaatatcatttttaaaagcCTGATGCTAAAATCAATACTATAATAAATTagatgaaaataattttttctgtagtataatatttatttatttatatttgcaattatatttgtttctaTATTCTATTGAcaatttatagtatatattatttttattatatttatgatagGACCCACAATTAGTTGTTATCCCCACTAAACTTAATAAGTATTGGCAAATagatttaagtatttataatagATAATTTCTCATCACTCCTTGAGAAGTTGTCCATGTGGGATTGTGAAAAATCCATCCTTAactaccaacaaaaaaaagaaaatatttattaataacaacaaaaaataagtaattaCTTTCATTCATTAAttgttttcatgattttttattgataaataaGTAActgtataaaaaataaatgatataaatcAATTTACATAAGTGGTTTTTAATTCTCGCTAGTGTAAATTAACATAAGTTTTTATTGATGTAAATGTTGTATCATATTAAAAagtgattttaataaaaaattgacaGATTTATCAATTATCTAAATGATGTGAATctataatttatatcatttttaaaaaaagtgaTACAAAGGAATAAATGTtaaatcaattttattcaattgatgttaaattagttaatcaaaacatttatttgttaaaaGCCTGATGCTTAaatcatatttatttgtttcatttttaaataagtaaattaaaataacattacttAATTTTGTGATACAATTTACTCAATATTTTTATAGTGAATAAACAATACAGTTAGAAGACTAACAACGAAAGATTTTGTCTAGgggaagaaagaacaaaaattgagACGCATTGTATTTTGCTTCTTCGCAATGCAagttgcaacaaaaaaaaaaaaggcatctTAACCATACAATGACATACacgaaaacatatataatcttAACCTCACAAACCGCAACTTTTATTGTCTAAAGAGTGGACAGCTATGATCCCTAAGTATAAGAATTTATATCCGCTCCGTTTTGGTGAATACTAAGCCACTATGTTAAACTCAAAAACATTGCACAACTTGACGGATTAGCCCGTTTGTTAATTACCAAGGATACACAATTGTTACTTGAACAGTCACAATCACGTATCTCCAACGAAGCTTAAGTGGGACACACATTATTGCCCTCCATTTCTTTtacaaaagtatatttttagTTCCGAGAGGACAAAACGCTGACctaaagaccaaaaaaaaattagtagttATAATATGGGCCAATTTGCCAACtaaccaaattcaaaaatataattaagaatatagcatACTATTGTAATTGAAAAGATTAAGTAAATAACATAAGGGATAGGGAAGATTACCTTTGATGGTAACAATGGTGATGGTGGTCGGAGATTGTAGTGAGTGGTGGGTAGTGGCCGAAAGTGGTGGTAGGTTGTGGTGAAAAGAGGTGGTGGTAGAAATAAATTAGGTATTAATACATAATATACACActatataacattttaatagTTATAATGGTTATGTAAtgaattaaagatttttttgttggttatagcTTTATAAAAAAGCAGAATTAGATTTGAttaatcgtaaaaaaaaaaaaaaaaaaaaaatttctcNNNNNNNNNNNNNNNNNNNNNNNNNNNNNNNNNNNNNNNNNNNNNNNNNNNNNNNNNNNNNNNNNNNNNNNNNNNNNNNNNNNNNNNNNNNNNNNNNNNNNNNNNNNNNNNNNNNNNNNNNNNNNNNNNNNNNNNNNNNNNNNNNNNNNNNNNNNNNNNNNNNNNNNNNNNNNNNNNNNNNNaaaaaaaaaaaaaaaaaaaaactttctctcTCGACTAAGTTCGCCCTAGCCGCAAAAAAACCAGTTTTTCCGTTTGCCCTCTCCGGTGACTGGCGCTCTTTACCGTAACCGTGAGAGGGTCTCTATGCTCtgtttatgtgttttgttttgttctcgtTTGTGTCGTTAGGCTAGATCTGGAGGTTTGATGTTGGTGTTGGTGTGCTCAATGAATGAGTTGGGTCTTCACAGTGAAGATTGCTCGGCGGTCTTTTAAGCGTTGTTTCGTCCTCCCCCCAGAGTTTCAAAGAGAAGTTTTTTTGCCTTTGTCAGATCTGGCGTGATGCTGGTCTTTTAGGTGGTACTTCTCGTTTTTGTGGCTATGGGTTCTTGTTGTCTCATGTCTGAGTAAGCTgatctcctcttctttctcctgcATCTTTTTAGTGTTGTCTCATGTGAAGTGTTCAGTGTcgtttgcattcttgttgggcCTTCGTTTGTTTGGGGAGCCATTAAGGTTGATTGaggttttgatttgtgtttggtttgagGAAGCGGTCAGAGCAGCCATGTTTGTGAAGGTTTCTGATTACAAGTAAGGATGATGATGCCAGATCTTAGATCAACGGTTGGTTTGGATAATAAATGCCATTGTGGTTTGCTTGTTCTTGTCTCAGATTTTGTTGCCAGTCTTGTTCTTTTTCGCTTTTATGCCGCATATATGGGATGGCTTAGGATCCTTATCAGTTCCGTTCAGCCTTTGCCTTTTCTCCCAGTCCTTGTCTCCTTGATTCAGCTTGTGGTTCCTGTTAGGCTCGGCTCCTTTCTTAGCAGAGGTTTCATGTTTAGTGTTTGGTTGGTAGTCTTCAAAGCTTGCAGTGGTTTCTTGCTCTTGGTGTTCGCGGCGTGTGTTAACTTTGAGAAGTTTTGCTTTGCTCCTTGTCCCCGCCTTCATGATCTGTTTATATATGATCGTCTTTTGAAGGATTCTAGTTAGACGTAATGAGACGCATCAGTCGTCGTCGTCGCATCTGGGAGTTTGTTTGAGTCTCTATGAACTTCTATGAGTGCTCTTTGCTTGTCGGATTATGATGTCCTTGTTCTCGAGAGATTGGCTCTCACCATGATAGGAGGAGGTAGGTGTTATCTACGGATTGGTCGTGGGCGGCCGTGATAAACCGCATACGCAAGTgtttcagaagaagaagtttctcgGCTATTTTTGGTTCTTCCATATTTAAGGTTCCGCCTTgttatctctgtttttgtttaagAAGTCGTCCTCTTTCGATTTGGGTTCGATATTATCTGTTTGTATTTCTAGTTCAATTTATAGTTTCCCTTAGATAGGACTTAGTTTCTGGGGATTTCTTTTTCCTTCGGCAGTTGACTCTGGAGACTTCTAGTTGTCCGCCGGCTTAAGCGTCCCTCTTTTGGGTATATGTAATCTACCTTTGGTTCCAAAACAAGTT is a genomic window containing:
- the LOC104751528 gene encoding GDP-mannose transporter GONST3, which gives rise to MTNDGEIETSIIEVKIAPEPIQETWSSVFLRQASVYGVAAGYCLSASLLSIINKWAIMKFPYPGALTAMQYFTSAAGVLLCAQMKLIEHDSLNLLTMWRFLPAAMIFYLSLFTNSELLLHANVDTFIVFRSAVPIFVAIGETLFLHEPWPSVKTWGSLATIFGGSLIYVFTDYQFTIAAYSWALAYLVSMTIDFVYIKHVVMTIGLNTWGLVLYNNLEALLLFPLELLIMGELKKIKHEITDESDWYSFQVLLPVGLSCLFGLAISFFGFSCRRAISATGFTVLGIVNKLLTVVINLVVWDKHSTFVGTLGLLICMFGGVMYQQSTIKKPKAAQEAKPQEQDEEQEKLLEMQESNSIDIKEAPISEEKL